The genomic region AGCTTTATTCTCGATTATAGCATAAAAAGAGGGCCCGCAAAATTACCCCAAAAAGCGGAGAAGTTCTCCGAAACTGATGTCAGGTACTTATGCGGAGTCCTCCGTACATCCAATCGACATATATACTTGTAAACAAACTTCGAATGCGTCCTTGGTTCAGGACTTCTTAAGTTTAACATGATACCGGACGGCTGTGATTATCCCTGCTGTCACAATAATGTTTATATTCGTTACGGCTTACTTGGCCTTAATCGATTCTTTGGCTACAATGCCTTCGCAGTACTCAATAATTTGACTCCGTCTGACAATACCAATGAACCGCTCCATATCATCCACCACAGGAACAAAGTTCTGAACTTTTGCCAGATTAATCAGGTCTTCCATATTGGCGTCAATAGACACGGGCTTAATATCCAGGCGAAGCGGAACGTCTTTGAGCAAGAACTTTGAAGCGTTTTCAAATGAAATCTTTCCCTCGGCATTCTTCATATACCACAATAAGTCGCCTTCGGTAACCGTACCAATATATTTGCCTTCCTTATTCAAAATGGGCACCGCCGTAAACCGATGATACTCCATCCGTTCCAACGTTTGCCGCAGCGTAGAATCCGACGTCACGCATGTAACCTCTTGTTTGGGCAGCAAAAAAAATGCGATGTTCATACCCTTACGTATCCTCCTTGTGAATTTCTTCGTTCAACTTATCTCGCTCAACTTATATTATACGGATCAGAACGCAGGATGTTCCAAAAGGATCATGGATCTCACTACAAAGAAAAAAAACAGCAGCCCGCGAATAAACGTACTGCTGATTGTGGTCTACAACAAACCATCGGTATGGAATTGATTATTCAATCATTTGCCGGTCAGGGATCATTACTTCACCGGCTGGGGTCGATTGATCCATCCAGTTGTTAATCAGCTCTTTGGCATATTGGACATCTTTCTCGTCAGCACGGCCATAATAGATACCGTCTTTACGCATCCCCTCACCCAGAATCGTAAAGCTTGAGATCTGTGGTTTCTCCTGAGTAAGCACCTGTTTAGCCAGATCAATAATGAAAGAAGCTCGCATATCCGTCTGGAAGCTATCTCCCATGATCTGAATCAATTCCGGAATTTTGGCGATTTGATTCAAATTCAACATCTCATTCGCCATCGCGTTCAAGAAAATCTGCTGCCGCTTGGTACGATTAAAATCGCTATCCTCACGGTATCTTACATAATACAGTGCTTCCTGCCCGTCATAGATCGGCTTGCCACCTTCAATTGTGAATTGCACATGATTCGGGTCCTTGTTCACAATGTCCTCATCAATCGGCAGTTTTACACCACCAAGCGCATCAACGACTTTTTTGATCCCGTCGAAGTTGATCGTTGCATAGTAACCTACATCGGCATTAAGGAATTTCTCCACCGTATTGATGGACATATTCTCCCCACCGAACGCATAGGCA from Paenibacillus sp. FSL R5-0341 harbors:
- a CDS encoding LCP family protein; this encodes MKSRTKDKKKKRRKGLYITLVSLVVLLIGGYLFRQQLAVAAFDLFLAGSVEDQLSRSYVPQEGNNTPDPTVYRKEPFSVLLLGSDKRAYEKTRGRSDTVIYAVVRPKESRVLLVSIPRDTYVQIVGRDANKDGEDDYDKLAHAYAFGGENMSINTVEKFLNADVGYYATINFDGIKKVVDALGGVKLPIDEDIVNKDPNHVQFTIEGGKPIYDGQEALYYVRYREDSDFNRTKRQQIFLNAMANEMLNLNQIAKIPELIQIMGDSFQTDMRASFIIDLAKQVLTQEKPQISSFTILGEGMRKDGIYYGRADEKDVQYAKELINNWMDQSTPAGEVMIPDRQMIE
- a CDS encoding CBS domain-containing protein, translating into MNIAFFLLPKQEVTCVTSDSTLRQTLERMEYHRFTAVPILNKEGKYIGTVTEGDLLWYMKNAEGKISFENASKFLLKDVPLRLDIKPVSIDANMEDLINLAKVQNFVPVVDDMERFIGIVRRSQIIEYCEGIVAKESIKAK